The Vitis vinifera cultivar Pinot Noir 40024 chromosome 3, ASM3070453v1 region TCACATTCTGATCCACACCAGCTTTTCTCTCTTTTAGTGTTCTACTTTCTTGCTTGGTTTTCCCACTGCTCCCAGGCCTCTCATGGATTTGCCCCTCAACCTCCTATTCACAGCTTTTCTCATTCTTGCTGCAGCCATTGATGGGGCTCATGCAGATGCCATGGTCACGGGCACCGTCTTCTGCGACCAATGCAAGGATGGACAGAGATCCCTCTTCGATTATCCCCTCTATGGTATGATCCTTGATCAactacattttcttttttcaaagttttgttCCTTGGATGTTGTCTCTCATAATGTAGATAGTACTTTCACGGTGATTACCCCAACATCCTCACTGTATACAGTTGTTCATGTTTACCTATCATATGCCAAAATCCATTAGAAGAATTTGTTTCtgtttccttcaatttcttagCAATCAAACAGGGAGATGAAAGAATGGATTAGGGTTCAAAAGAATTTAACAGCTACCTTTTCTGCAGGAATAAAGGTTACCATGGCATGTGCCAACAGTAATGGACAAATCACAATGTGGAGGGAAGAGACTACAAATTGGTTTGGAACCTATGCAATGAGGTTTGATGGTGCCCCAGATTTGACTGGTTGTTATGCACAAATTTCAGGCAGTGGACAGGGGTCAACAGGTTGTAGAGCAGCTGCTGGTCCTGCCCAGTCTGTTAGACTTATGTTCAGGATGTTTGATATGGAGATGTATGCAGTGGATTCCTTGCTTTCTCAGCCTGCTCAGCCCATGTCCTTTTGCTCAAGATCCTCTACCCCAGTTCCTACTCCAGGAACTCCATCTAGGCCTCCATCATTTCAGCTTCCGCCAGTTCCACGAATGCCACCAATGCCTCCATTGCCTCCATTGCCTCCAGCACCACCAGTGCCCTTCCTGGAAGCCTCAGCCTGTTCACACGAGTAAGTCAAGGAAATTACGAAGAACTTCCCATAGAAGAACACTGAAACTTTCAAATATAGTCCATATCCTCTGTTTCCTATTACTAAATGGTTGTCTTTTTCCAGGATATGGACAGCTCCAGAGTACAAATGCTACTGGAAGGTGGTGAACCCAGATATGAAAGTAGCATCTGTGTTTGGACTGCTAGCAGCACAGAAGTATGGGACAGACATGACCCTGCGGGAAGGCCTGCAAGGGAGAGGAGACCCTTACAGGACCCTCCTCAGAGAGGCCATAACTTCACTGCTCAACTCCTACAATAGTCTTCTCTTCCCATACCATACCCTTGGTGTCATCCAGCATATGAGTTTGGCCTTGATGGGGTCCCAACAGAATGTCCTCCTCACAGCTCTACGCTTCAAGAGGGCAAATTCTGGCTCCGGCAACCTCACCTGCAAGTTCACTGCCTGCAAGTGATTCATCCATTGCTAGACCTATTTCAATCCTCtctctatattatatatatatatatatatatatatatgtatgctATTTCCTTATTTCTACTTCTTGGGTATACTAGTATTTGTATTGAATTGACTGACGTCTCCATATTATGATCAATTATTATAGTATTTGTAGGATTTTAGCAGTCCATATGTAGAAcatttgatattgtttttggCTTTGGGTGACAGAAAGTATGCTAATTTGATGACTAGTGGTAGGGTTTTCAGTAGTTGGGGCCCCAtccttatttaaaatataagcGTTTCGAATTAAAAAGGATGGAGGGCCAACTACTAATGTCTATACTATCAAGCCAATCTTGAATTTAGCCGCATCTTTTTTTCTCTAGGCACAATAATGATCCTCTTCGGTTTCTCTTGGAGAAACCGGTACACCACCTTGCTAAGCCTACTTTAATAGTGAAAAGAAAGATCAttcatttttcaaccaaaaattTGAAAGTCAAAATGTGTGGGAATATGGACAGATGTTTTTGTGGAGACTTCAATGAGTGTTTTTGATGGATAAAAAGATGTGCTTTTAGGGTTGAAATAAATGTAGATAGATCGAAAGAAGCATCAAGGGGAAAAAGAAGATCTAAATGACCTAAAAGGGCTTTCAAATGATTATTGATTTAAGTGGGTAGctgagaaaatgagaaatttagGATTGGGTTggtgaaaaaaattaaggttagtgggcaaataaaaaaaaatgaattggtaaatgatttcctaaaaatgaaaaagttatgGTGCAGGTGGAGAACTCTCTAATATCTGTCCATACTCTAAAGCCAGTCATGAACCTAGCTATGGTTTCTTCTCTATTTCTCCACCCACAATAAATAATGaaccttttcttctctttttccaaCTTCCTAAGGCCAATGGATGTAAAAACATTCGAATGGGCCTAACTCTTACAGTAGGATGTCTCTTTCAGTACATCCATGATTGGA contains the following coding sequences:
- the LOC100257238 gene encoding uncharacterized protein LOC100257238 yields the protein MDLPLNLLFTAFLILAAAIDGAHADAMVTGTVFCDQCKDGQRSLFDYPLYGIKVTMACANSNGQITMWREETTNWFGTYAMRFDGAPDLTGCYAQISGSGQGSTGCRAAAGPAQSVRLMFRMFDMEMYAVDSLLSQPAQPMSFCSRSSTPVPTPGTPSRPPSFQLPPVPRMPPMPPLPPLPPAPPVPFLEASACSHEIWTAPEYKCYWKVVNPDMKVASVFGLLAAQKYGTDMTLREGLQGRGDPYRTLLREAITSLLNSYNSLLFPYHTLGVIQHMSLALMGSQQNVLLTALRFKRANSGSGNLTCKFTACK